In Chloroflexota bacterium, the sequence TACCAGCGAGTACCCGTTCGTGTGCAGCCCGCTCGAAGGCAGCCCCAGCAGCGCGTCGCCCGCCCTGATGCCGCTCCCGTCGATGACGCCCTCGCGCTCCACGGCCCCCACCACGAACCCCACCAGCTCGACGTCCTCGCCCTGGTACATGCCCGGCATCTCCGCCGTCTCCCCGCCGATCAGCGCGCAGTCGAGCCCCCGGCACGCCCGCGCCAGCCCCTCGACCAACTGCTCCACCTTCTCCGTCGCCAGCGCGCCCATGCCCATGTAGTCCAGGAAGAAGAGCGGCTGCGCCCCGCACGTCAGGATTTCGTTCGTGCAGTGGTGGACGATGTCCTCGCCGACGGTGTCGTACCGCCCCATCAGGCTCGCCACCCGCAGCTTGGTGCCCACGCCGTCCGTGTGCGCGACGAGCACCGGGTCGCGGTACCCCGTCACCTTGTACAGCGCCCCAAACGCCCCGATGTCGCCGAGCACACCAGGGGTGAAGGTCGACCTGGCAAGGGAAAAAATACGGTCCTTGGCGCTGCCGGCGGCGTCGCGGTCAACGCCGGCCTGTCTGTAGGCGTCAGTTGCCAACGCAGATACCCTCCGGGAAGTGGTTCGGTGTGTCTGGACGGAAGATGCCGGAACTGGACGGCGCGACGGCTACGGCCGCTCCAGCGCCAGCTTGTCCATCTCCAGTTGGACCTCCACCGGGTAGTTGCCGGTGAAGCACGCGGAGCAGCTATGCGCGTGCGGCCTGCCGATGGCCTTGAACAGCCCTTCCACGCTCAGGTACCCCAGCGAGTCCGCGCCGATGAACTCGCAGACCTCCGGCACGGTCTTGTTCGCCGCAATCATCTCGGACTTCCTCGCCATGTCCACCCCGAAGTGGCACGGCGAGAGGATCGGCGGCGCGCACACCCGGAGGTGCACTTCCTTCGCCCCCGCGCTCCGCAGCAGGTTCACCACGTGCGGCGTCGTCGTCCCCCGCACGATGCTGTCGTCCACCACCACCACCCGCTTGCCCTCGAGCACCTCTGGCAGCGGGTTGAACTTCAGCCTGACGCCCAGGTCCCGCAGCCTCTGGTCCGGCTCGATGAACGTGCGCCCCACGTATCGGTTCTTGACGAGGCCCTCCTGGTACGGCAGCCCTGAGGCCTCCGCATACCCCGTCCCCGCCGCAATGGCCGAGTCCGGGATCCCCATGACCATGTCCGCATCGACCGGGTGCTCCACCGCCAGCTGCCGCCCCATCTCCCGCCGCGCAGCGTGTACGCGCTTGCCGTCGAGAATGCTGTCGGGCCGCGCGAAGTAGATGTACTCGAACGAGCAGAGCGCGTGCCTGCCCTCGTTGCCCTTGTGGATGCTGCGAAGCCCCTCACTGTCGATGAGCACCGCCTCGCCCGGCTCCAGCTCCCGCAGCAGCTTCGCGCCGATGTGGTCCAGCGCGCACGATTCCGACGCGACCACCCACCCGCCGCGGAACATGCCCACGCACAGCGGCCGCACGCCCAGCGGGTCCCGAAACGCGATCAACTCCGTGGGCGTCAGCGCCACCACCGAGTACGCGCCCTGCAGCCGCCGCATCATGTACCCGAGCCGCTCGCCCCACGTCACGCCGGGCGCGTTCGCCAAAAGCTGCGCGATGACCTCCGAGTCCGTCGCCGTCGTGAACCGGAGCCCCCAGGTCTCCTCCAGTTCCGTGCGCAGGCTGACCGCGTTGATGACGTTGCCGTTGTGCCCCAGCGCCAGCCGGCCGTTGCTGCCCGTCACCTCCAGCGGCTGCGCGTTGTCGAGGTACGAGGCGCCGGTGGTCGAGTACCGTGTGTGCCCGATAGCCATGTCGCCGGGCAGCCGGTCGAGGTCGAATTCGTGGAAGGCCTGGGAGACAAGCCCCATCTCGCGGCGGCAGAAGATCGTGCGGCCGTCCGCCGACGCAATGCCCGCAGACTCCTGCCCTCGATGTTGTAGGGAAAAGAGGCCGAAGAATGCGGTCCTTGCCGCCTCTTCGCCCGGAGTGTAAACGCCGACTACGCCACAGGCTTCCCGGGGTGGATTAGCCACACACCCTCCTGAACATCGGTCCGGCGCAATGGGGGATGAAAGAAG encodes:
- a CDS encoding AIR synthase related protein, which produces MATDAYRQAGVDRDAAGSAKDRIFSLARSTFTPGVLGDIGAFGALYKVTGYRDPVLVAHTDGVGTKLRVASLMGRYDTVGEDIVHHCTNEILTCGAQPLFFLDYMGMGALATEKVEQLVEGLARACRGLDCALIGGETAEMPGMYQGEDVELVGFVVGAVEREGVIDGSGIRAGDALLGLPSSGLHTNGYSLV
- the purF gene encoding amidophosphoribosyltransferase, giving the protein MANPPREACGVVGVYTPGEEAARTAFFGLFSLQHRGQESAGIASADGRTIFCRREMGLVSQAFHEFDLDRLPGDMAIGHTRYSTTGASYLDNAQPLEVTGSNGRLALGHNGNVINAVSLRTELEETWGLRFTTATDSEVIAQLLANAPGVTWGERLGYMMRRLQGAYSVVALTPTELIAFRDPLGVRPLCVGMFRGGWVVASESCALDHIGAKLLRELEPGEAVLIDSEGLRSIHKGNEGRHALCSFEYIYFARPDSILDGKRVHAARREMGRQLAVEHPVDADMVMGIPDSAIAAGTGYAEASGLPYQEGLVKNRYVGRTFIEPDQRLRDLGVRLKFNPLPEVLEGKRVVVVDDSIVRGTTTPHVVNLLRSAGAKEVHLRVCAPPILSPCHFGVDMARKSEMIAANKTVPEVCEFIGADSLGYLSVEGLFKAIGRPHAHSCSACFTGNYPVEVQLEMDKLALERP